In Candidatus Niyogibacteria bacterium CG10_big_fil_rev_8_21_14_0_10_46_36, one DNA window encodes the following:
- a CDS encoding restriction endonuclease subunit R, translated as MFALKPFQETAISQLKDQFLSLWKLPNQNIPLVFKSPTGSGKTIMLAQFLRDIVSDPRFAGNDVAFVWFSFSEDSYEQSKKKLFDYYGGASELDLLDLNDLSREKLRQNDIFFINWQKIKGRSKESRKLRRDNEQGLTFDNFINETHGAGRKIVVIIDEEHIGSDTDLALEVVEGLIKPKITLRMSATPKYIPTRAETGGYVEIRRDAVVEAGLIKEKIVFQTEEDLQQKAVKKLDQDEMLLELAFAKRLELVELYKKLGVEVNPLVLIQLPNDDQATKETSDTTKQTIVLEYLKRKGVKSDEIAVWLSKEKENLEDLEKANSPVSFLLFKQAAATGWDCPRAGVLVMFREIKNPTFAIQTVGRILRMPFGTHFAHPELNLGYLYTNYKRNEVLAEYVKSKTENRPAINGSYRKKNVEPIKLKSVFMTRADYNDLGDSFQMTFKQVADKKLDTKKLNLKPKVTNGLIVGVEIDDYDNFTKELFEEGGSYDEEMSRHDLERLYNLLCFKIVAKQTDENRKFAPERSWGKLKTALNIYLMEKLKISRADAYKIIVNDLVSSAGALAPVVGDALLSYRPIREQEVNKKAARAKRTEHIEVPREALFFTDQYAELEVKKSAMEPFWFEKIPAGLFGGANNERKFIEFLESPKNKSVVWWHKNGDTGSEHFSISFYNPDENKEKLFYPDWIIKTKNSVLIIDTKAGITAESNDTKYKAEALQAWLKGKKGFDGGIAVQDGPNGWKINRNAKYSHDSSLKGWDVLEL; from the coding sequence ATGTTCGCACTCAAACCATTTCAAGAAACGGCAATATCACAGCTCAAAGATCAGTTTTTGAGTTTGTGGAAATTGCCGAATCAAAATATCCCGCTTGTTTTCAAATCGCCGACCGGTTCGGGCAAGACGATAATGCTGGCGCAATTTTTGCGCGACATCGTGAGCGATCCGCGTTTTGCGGGCAACGATGTCGCGTTTGTATGGTTTTCGTTTAGCGAGGACTCATACGAGCAGAGCAAGAAAAAACTTTTTGATTACTACGGCGGCGCAAGCGAGCTTGATTTGCTTGATCTTAACGACCTATCGCGTGAGAAACTGCGCCAAAACGATATCTTTTTCATAAACTGGCAGAAAATTAAAGGACGAAGCAAAGAAAGCCGGAAATTGCGCCGCGATAACGAGCAAGGGCTGACTTTTGATAACTTCATCAACGAAACGCACGGAGCGGGACGCAAGATTGTCGTGATTATTGATGAGGAACATATCGGAAGCGACACCGACCTCGCGCTGGAAGTGGTTGAGGGTCTTATCAAGCCGAAAATCACACTCCGTATGTCGGCAACGCCGAAATACATCCCGACCCGCGCCGAAACAGGTGGATATGTTGAAATAAGGCGCGACGCGGTTGTTGAGGCGGGGCTGATTAAAGAAAAAATCGTATTTCAAACGGAGGAAGATTTGCAACAAAAAGCAGTCAAGAAACTTGACCAAGACGAAATGCTTTTGGAATTAGCTTTTGCCAAACGGCTAGAGCTGGTGGAGCTGTATAAAAAGCTCGGCGTTGAGGTCAATCCGCTTGTTTTGATTCAGCTTCCGAATGACGATCAAGCAACTAAAGAAACCAGCGACACGACCAAGCAGACGATTGTACTGGAATATCTAAAACGCAAAGGCGTAAAAAGTGATGAGATTGCCGTTTGGCTCTCCAAAGAGAAAGAAAACTTGGAGGATTTGGAAAAAGCCAACTCGCCGGTGTCGTTTCTCCTATTTAAGCAAGCCGCCGCAACGGGCTGGGATTGTCCGCGCGCGGGAGTTTTAGTGATGTTCCGCGAAATAAAGAATCCGACTTTTGCAATACAGACCGTTGGACGCATTTTGCGTATGCCATTTGGCACACACTTTGCTCATCCTGAACTCAATCTCGGCTATCTCTATACAAACTATAAACGGAACGAGGTTTTGGCAGAGTACGTAAAATCTAAAACTGAAAATCGTCCGGCAATCAACGGAAGTTATCGCAAAAAAAATGTTGAGCCGATAAAGCTGAAATCCGTCTTTATGACGCGCGCGGACTATAACGACTTGGGTGATTCTTTCCAAATGACATTTAAGCAAGTGGCGGACAAAAAATTGGACACCAAGAAACTCAATCTAAAACCGAAAGTGACAAACGGCTTGATTGTCGGCGTGGAAATTGACGATTACGACAATTTCACCAAAGAGCTGTTTGAGGAGGGTGGAAGTTATGATGAGGAAATGTCCCGCCATGACCTTGAACGGCTGTACAACTTGTTGTGCTTCAAAATTGTCGCAAAGCAAACCGACGAAAACCGAAAATTCGCACCAGAGCGTTCATGGGGCAAGCTCAAGACCGCACTGAACATTTATCTCATGGAGAAACTCAAAATTTCCCGCGCCGACGCTTACAAAATTATCGTGAATGATTTGGTTAGTTCGGCAGGCGCGCTTGCGCCTGTTGTTGGCGACGCACTTTTGTCGTATCGCCCGATCCGCGAGCAGGAAGTAAACAAAAAGGCGGCACGCGCAAAGCGCACAGAGCATATTGAAGTCCCACGCGAGGCGTTATTTTTTACCGACCAATACGCAGAATTGGAGGTCAAGAAATCTGCAATGGAGCCGTTTTGGTTTGAAAAGATCCCTGCCGGACTATTCGGAGGTGCAAACAATGAGAGAAAATTTATTGAGTTTCTTGAGTCGCCAAAAAACAAAAGCGTCGTTTGGTGGCACAAAAACGGCGACACCGGAAGCGAGCATTTTTCAATCTCCTTTTACAATCCCGACGAGAACAAGGAAAAGCTGTTCTACCCTGACTGGATTATAAAAACGAAGAATAGTGTTTTGATCATTGATACCAAGGCTGGAATTACTGCCGAAAGCAACGACACAAAGTACAAAGCCGAAGCTCTGCAGGCATGGCTCAAAGGAAAGAAAGGTTTTGACGGCGGTATTGCTGTCCAAGACGGACCAAACGGCTGGAAAATCAATCGCAATGCCAAGTATTCGCATGATTCGTCACTCAAGGGCTGGGATGTTCTCGAATTATAA